From the genome of Thermoanaerobaculales bacterium, one region includes:
- a CDS encoding class I SAM-dependent methyltransferase — protein MGMAEWGADPEFFGPRHAHREGRIIGTLRRFAPATGLHLECAAGVGSLSCALARRGREVVAADRSLRSLRQLDLRAREAGLRARVLPVVADITRLPFEDESFASATSAETLEHLPDDAAAVGELARVLRHGGWLVGTVPANPGQWSDWDDWGGHLRRYTAGGMRELLAGAGLEPRVMVWGWPFQRLYDALFLTRVNRRRLYHDGPLEQDPALRRVAGLGRSTWLVAAARAVFELDRLFDGLPWGVGLIFAAQKPPEAVAVHPARVADRPAPAPTCP, from the coding sequence ATGGGCATGGCCGAGTGGGGAGCCGATCCCGAGTTCTTCGGGCCGCGGCACGCGCACCGGGAGGGCCGCATCATCGGCACCCTGCGCCGTTTCGCGCCAGCCACGGGCCTCCACCTCGAGTGCGCCGCCGGCGTCGGCTCGCTGTCGTGTGCGCTCGCCCGGCGCGGGCGCGAGGTGGTGGCCGCCGACCGGTCGCTGCGGTCGCTGCGGCAGCTCGACCTCCGGGCTCGCGAGGCTGGGCTGCGCGCGCGCGTCCTTCCGGTGGTCGCCGACATCACCCGCCTGCCCTTCGAAGACGAGAGCTTCGCCTCGGCGACCAGCGCCGAGACCCTCGAGCACCTTCCCGACGACGCGGCGGCGGTGGGCGAGCTCGCGCGGGTGCTGCGGCATGGCGGCTGGCTGGTGGGCACGGTGCCCGCAAACCCCGGCCAGTGGTCGGACTGGGACGACTGGGGCGGCCACCTGCGCCGCTACACCGCGGGCGGAATGCGCGAGCTGCTGGCCGGGGCCGGGCTCGAGCCACGCGTGATGGTGTGGGGGTGGCCGTTCCAGCGGCTCTATGACGCGCTCTTCCTGACCAGGGTCAACCGCCGCCGGCTGTACCACGACGGCCCGCTCGAGCAGGACCCCGCGCTGCGCCGGGTGGCCGGGCTCGGCCGCTCGACCTGGCTGGTCGCGGCCGCCCGCGCGGTCTTCGAGCTCGACCGACTGTTCGACGGCCTGCCCTGGGGGGTCGGCCTCATCTTCGCGGCGCAGAAGCCTCCGGAGGCGGTGGCCGTACATCCGGCACGGGTCGCCGACCGGCCAGCGCCCGCCCCGACCTGTCCGTGA
- a CDS encoding SDR family oxidoreductase gives MGSNGKKAPAEAPPVAIVTGGNRGLGLETCRQLADLGFQVVLTSRDPAHGEAAAAGLRGSGLAVVARQLDVTDPLSIERLVAEVDGSHDRIDVLVNNAGVALQPEDDRGTLHVDLETIRRTLEVNTLAPLRLCQAVVPVMRRNGYGRVVNVSSGMGQLDDMESGWPAYRISKTALSAVTRLVAREVSGANILVNAVCPGWVRTDMGGPNATRSVEAGAAGIVWAATLPDRGPNGGFFRDGRRIPW, from the coding sequence ATGGGCAGCAACGGGAAGAAGGCCCCAGCTGAAGCACCACCGGTCGCGATCGTGACCGGCGGCAACCGCGGGCTTGGCCTTGAGACCTGCCGCCAGCTCGCCGATCTCGGTTTCCAGGTGGTGCTGACGAGCCGCGACCCGGCGCACGGTGAGGCCGCCGCCGCAGGCCTGCGGGGGTCCGGGCTCGCGGTCGTCGCGCGCCAGCTCGACGTCACCGACCCGCTCAGCATCGAGCGGCTGGTCGCCGAGGTCGACGGCAGCCACGACCGGATCGACGTCCTCGTCAACAACGCCGGCGTCGCCCTCCAGCCGGAGGATGATCGGGGCACGCTGCACGTCGACCTCGAGACCATTCGCCGGACCCTGGAGGTCAACACCCTCGCGCCGCTGCGGCTCTGCCAGGCGGTGGTGCCGGTGATGCGCCGCAACGGCTACGGGAGGGTGGTCAACGTGTCCAGCGGCATGGGCCAGCTCGACGACATGGAGAGCGGCTGGCCGGCGTACCGGATCTCGAAGACCGCCCTCAGCGCGGTCACGCGGCTGGTGGCCAGGGAGGTGAGCGGCGCCAACATCCTGGTCAACGCGGTGTGCCCGGGTTGGGTGCGCACCGACATGGGCGGGCCGAACGCGACCCGCAGCGTCGAGGCCGGGGCGGCCGGGATCGTGTGGGCGGCCACCCTGCCCGACCGCGGCCCGAACGGCGGTTTCTTCCGCGACGGCAGGCGCATCCCGTGGTGA
- a CDS encoding DUF302 domain-containing protein → MTIGVIVFVVGLIVGLAVAADVGVAMMRRKMVVSERSAHSFEETCARVEAVVGRTEGWGLPRPSFDMSDKLAEKGALPENVRRIRQFSVCSPPIAKRVLGRNPKLSAIMPCAWSVYELADGSVWLSRMNVGLLSRVMGGEVGAAMQGVALAEGTFLAKVLR, encoded by the coding sequence GTGACCATCGGTGTGATCGTGTTCGTGGTCGGACTGATCGTCGGCCTGGCAGTGGCGGCCGACGTCGGTGTGGCGATGATGCGCCGGAAGATGGTGGTGTCCGAGCGCAGCGCCCACTCGTTCGAGGAGACGTGCGCGCGGGTCGAGGCGGTGGTCGGGAGGACCGAGGGATGGGGCCTGCCACGGCCGAGCTTCGACATGTCGGACAAGCTCGCCGAGAAAGGCGCGCTGCCGGAGAACGTCCGCCGGATCCGGCAGTTCTCGGTGTGCAGCCCACCGATCGCCAAGCGCGTCCTCGGCCGCAACCCCAAGCTGTCCGCCATCATGCCCTGCGCGTGGTCGGTCTACGAGCTGGCCGACGGCTCGGTGTGGCTGTCGCGCATGAACGTCGGGCTGCTGTCGCGGGTGATGGGCGGCGAGGTCGGCGCGGCGATGCAGGGGGTGGCCCTGGCGGAGGGGACCTTCCTGGCCAAGGTCCTGCGATAG
- a CDS encoding pseudouridine synthase codes for MPVERLQKLIARSGRCSRRDAEQMIRDGRVTVNGQVAKLGDQADADRDHVRVDGKPLRRTELPRHLLLYKPREVMTTCDDPEGRTTVVDLVRPLVRERVFPVGRLDYHSEGLVLLTNDGELAERVSHPRHGLVREYLVKIRGDLDDAQLRKLMAGSVVDGRRVRPRAARRESATRGGTNSWWRVEVTEGRTHEVRELFFRAGHHVQRLRRTAIGPLRDDRLRPGDFRELTDEEVAALLAGRAATAPRRPRPPRGGAGQRRPRAAGARPARPADDRRSTAKRRGTASAKKS; via the coding sequence ATGCCCGTGGAACGACTGCAGAAGCTGATCGCCCGCTCCGGGAGGTGCTCCCGGCGCGACGCCGAGCAGATGATCCGCGACGGCCGGGTGACGGTGAACGGGCAGGTCGCCAAGCTCGGCGACCAGGCGGACGCCGACCGGGACCACGTCAGGGTCGATGGCAAGCCGCTGCGTCGCACCGAGCTCCCGCGCCACCTCCTGCTCTACAAGCCGCGCGAGGTGATGACCACCTGCGACGATCCGGAGGGGCGGACGACCGTGGTCGACCTCGTCCGGCCGCTGGTCCGCGAGCGCGTGTTCCCGGTCGGGCGGCTCGACTACCACTCGGAAGGGCTGGTCCTGCTCACCAATGACGGCGAGCTGGCCGAGCGGGTGAGCCACCCCCGCCATGGCCTGGTGCGGGAGTACCTGGTCAAGATCCGGGGCGACCTCGACGACGCGCAGCTGAGGAAGCTGATGGCGGGGTCGGTCGTCGACGGCCGGCGGGTCCGCCCGCGCGCCGCCCGTCGCGAGTCCGCGACCAGGGGCGGCACCAACTCGTGGTGGCGGGTCGAGGTGACCGAGGGCCGAACCCACGAGGTCCGCGAGCTGTTCTTCCGGGCGGGTCATCACGTGCAGCGGCTGCGCCGGACGGCGATCGGTCCGCTCAGGGACGATCGCCTGCGGCCGGGCGACTTCCGGGAGCTCACCGATGAAGAGGTGGCCGCGCTGCTGGCCGGCCGTGCCGCCACGGCGCCGCGGCGGCCACGTCCGCCGCGCGGCGGCGCCGGGCAGCGGCGCCCGCGCGCCGCCGGTGCGCGCCCTGCGCGCCCCGCCGACGACCGGCGATCGACCGCCAAGCGGCGTGGGACTGCCTCGGCGAAGAAGTCCTAA
- the lysS gene encoding lysine--tRNA ligase: MSDSDKLQPLETLMANRRLKLDRLRELGIDPYPPRFRVSASIGEVRGRLGSQSAEELEAAQPQVRLAGRVRAVRGHGKLSFADLSDGAQQIQLYLRRDRLDESSWTVLEQVDLGDFVGVDGRVFRTRAGELSVAVESLTMLAKALRPLPDSYHGLTDREARARRRYLDLLANPESRRVFEVRSSVISGIRRFLDARGFLEVETPMMQPIPGGATARPFVTHHNTLDLDLYLRIAPELYLKRLLVGGFERVYEINRNFRNEGISTRHNPEFTMLEFYWAYADYELLMDLTEELVTTIAMAVTGGLELEWGGRRINLARPWRRLTLREAVLAYSDLTAGDLAGRASMEAAARRLGVERIEERSDGQLLAELYEVTAEPQMIDPTFITDFPRDISPFAKSRPDAASTVERFELFIGGIEIANAFTELNDPDEQRRRLEEQAAVGGGMVDDDYVMALEHGLPPTGGEGIGIDRLVMLFAGQASIRDVILFPLFRPRE; encoded by the coding sequence GTGAGCGATTCGGACAAGCTGCAGCCGCTCGAGACCCTGATGGCGAATCGCCGGTTGAAGCTCGATCGGCTGCGCGAGCTCGGCATTGACCCCTACCCGCCGCGGTTCCGGGTGAGCGCATCGATCGGCGAGGTTCGCGGGCGTCTCGGCTCGCAGTCGGCCGAGGAGCTCGAGGCGGCGCAGCCGCAGGTCCGGCTGGCCGGCCGGGTGCGCGCGGTCCGCGGCCACGGCAAGCTGTCGTTCGCCGACCTCTCGGACGGAGCCCAGCAGATCCAGCTCTACCTGCGCCGCGATCGCCTCGACGAGTCCTCGTGGACGGTCCTCGAGCAGGTCGACCTGGGCGATTTCGTGGGCGTCGACGGCAGGGTGTTTCGGACCCGCGCCGGCGAGCTGAGCGTGGCCGTCGAGTCGCTGACGATGCTCGCCAAGGCGCTGCGGCCGCTGCCCGACAGCTACCACGGCCTGACCGACCGCGAGGCGCGAGCCCGGCGGCGCTACCTCGACCTGCTCGCGAACCCGGAGTCCCGCCGGGTGTTCGAGGTCCGGTCGTCGGTGATCAGCGGCATCCGGCGATTCCTGGACGCCCGGGGCTTCCTGGAGGTCGAGACCCCGATGATGCAGCCGATCCCGGGCGGCGCCACGGCGAGGCCGTTCGTCACCCATCACAACACGCTCGACCTCGACCTCTACCTGAGGATCGCTCCGGAGCTGTACCTGAAGCGGCTGCTGGTCGGCGGATTCGAGCGCGTCTACGAGATCAACCGGAACTTCCGCAACGAGGGCATCTCGACCCGCCACAACCCCGAGTTCACGATGCTCGAGTTCTACTGGGCGTACGCCGACTACGAGCTCCTGATGGACCTCACCGAGGAGCTGGTCACGACCATCGCCATGGCGGTGACCGGGGGGCTCGAGCTTGAGTGGGGCGGCCGCCGGATCAACCTCGCGCGGCCTTGGCGCCGGCTGACCCTCCGCGAGGCCGTGCTCGCGTACTCGGACCTGACCGCGGGGGACCTCGCGGGACGCGCCAGCATGGAGGCCGCGGCCCGCCGCCTCGGCGTCGAGCGGATCGAGGAGCGGTCGGACGGCCAGCTGCTGGCCGAGCTGTACGAGGTGACGGCCGAGCCGCAGATGATCGACCCCACCTTCATCACCGACTTTCCGCGCGACATCTCGCCGTTTGCCAAGTCACGGCCCGACGCCGCGAGCACGGTGGAGCGGTTCGAGCTGTTCATCGGCGGGATCGAGATCGCGAACGCCTTCACCGAGCTCAACGACCCCGACGAGCAGCGTCGCCGGCTGGAGGAGCAGGCCGCGGTCGGTGGGGGAATGGTCGACGACGATTACGTCATGGCGCTCGAGCACGGGCTGCCGCCGACCGGGGGCGAGGGCATCGGCATCGACCGCCTGGTGATGCTGTTCGCCGGCCAGGCCTCGATCCGGGACGTGATCCTGTTCCCGCTGTTCCGGCCGCGGGAGTAG
- a CDS encoding FtsX-like permease family protein produces the protein MKAELHIARRYLIGIRRRTHVATVTLISLVGLALGVLALVVTLALLEGFQSGIRNELVARAAHVRISPAEGRRLERPDQLASVLQSALPNVELVRVVQGTGLVSSDADAVPASVVGRSDAVVAGVDQLLAAKIGVAIGDEVEVISPRHRLTPMGLLPVRTRLRVEQIQPAEPGSESGTIRLPLSSAQRLLWGEPAVEAIELRYPGDPWRLAGRARRALGDSAAGLRVEGLEELHRPLLVALALERVMIFVAVGLMLVVAALNLLSNVAMVAAEKRTDLAVLSGLGLPPSSLRRLFVLIGLGIGSSGAVLGAALGVAVAMALDATGALPLPRGVFLASSVPFRVDPRMVAVVVALALVLSAAVSWLPSRMVARREPAEGLRYE, from the coding sequence GTGAAGGCCGAGCTCCACATTGCGCGCCGCTACCTGATCGGGATCCGGCGGCGGACCCACGTCGCCACCGTGACGTTGATCTCGCTGGTCGGGCTCGCGCTCGGCGTGCTCGCGTTGGTGGTCACGCTCGCGCTCCTCGAGGGGTTCCAGTCGGGGATCCGCAACGAGCTGGTGGCCCGCGCCGCCCACGTGCGGATCTCTCCGGCGGAGGGCCGGCGGCTGGAGCGCCCGGACCAGTTGGCCTCGGTCTTGCAGTCTGCGCTGCCGAATGTGGAGCTGGTGCGCGTCGTCCAGGGCACTGGCCTCGTCTCGTCCGACGCAGATGCCGTTCCGGCATCAGTCGTTGGCCGGTCTGACGCGGTCGTGGCCGGGGTCGACCAGCTGCTCGCCGCCAAGATCGGGGTCGCGATCGGCGACGAGGTGGAGGTGATCTCGCCGCGCCATCGCTTGACTCCGATGGGCCTGCTGCCGGTCCGGACGCGGCTCCGGGTGGAGCAGATCCAGCCGGCGGAGCCGGGCAGCGAGTCCGGCACGATCCGGCTGCCGCTCTCCTCGGCGCAGCGCCTGCTGTGGGGAGAGCCGGCGGTGGAGGCGATCGAGCTGCGGTACCCCGGCGACCCGTGGCGGCTGGCGGGCCGGGCGCGGCGCGCCCTCGGCGACAGCGCCGCCGGCCTGCGGGTCGAGGGCCTGGAGGAGCTGCACCGCCCGCTGCTCGTGGCGCTCGCCCTGGAGAGGGTCATGATCTTCGTTGCGGTCGGCCTGATGCTGGTGGTCGCCGCGCTCAACCTGCTCAGCAACGTCGCGATGGTGGCGGCCGAGAAACGGACCGACCTCGCCGTGCTGTCGGGGCTCGGCCTGCCGCCGTCGTCGCTACGCCGGCTGTTCGTGCTGATCGGTCTCGGCATCGGGTCGAGCGGCGCGGTGCTCGGCGCCGCGCTCGGCGTCGCGGTCGCGATGGCCCTGGACGCCACCGGCGCGCTGCCGCTGCCGCGGGGCGTGTTCCTGGCGTCGTCGGTCCCGTTCAGGGTGGACCCCCGGATGGTGGCGGTCGTGGTCGCGCTGGCGCTGGTCCTGTCGGCCGCGGTGTCGTGGCTCCCGTCGCGGATGGTCGCGCGGCGCGAGCCGGCGGAAGGGCTCCGCTATGAGTGA
- a CDS encoding ABC transporter ATP-binding protein, whose protein sequence is MSERAIVRLRGVTKGYGAAATRVEVLRDLDLDVERGELLAVIGPSGVGKSTLLHLVGLLDRPEGGSLELDGGRVGELDGEARASLRNRLIGFVFQHHHLLDELDARDNVALPLRIGGWSARRARARADELLESVALTERASHFPDQLSGGEQQRVAVARALAASPRLLLADEPTGNLDHANAELLFALIRELHLMAGLTSIIVTHNEAMARRCDRIFRLAPQGERSGYVRTI, encoded by the coding sequence ATGAGTGAGCGGGCGATCGTGCGGCTGCGGGGAGTCACCAAGGGCTACGGCGCCGCGGCGACGCGGGTGGAGGTGCTGCGCGACCTCGATCTCGACGTCGAGCGGGGAGAGCTGCTGGCCGTGATCGGCCCCTCGGGGGTGGGCAAGAGCACGCTGCTCCACCTGGTCGGCCTGCTCGATCGGCCCGAGGGAGGCAGCCTCGAGCTCGACGGCGGCCGCGTGGGCGAGCTCGACGGGGAGGCCCGGGCCTCCCTGAGGAATCGCCTCATCGGGTTCGTCTTTCAGCACCACCACCTGCTCGACGAGCTCGACGCGCGCGACAACGTGGCGCTGCCGCTGCGGATCGGCGGCTGGTCCGCGCGGCGAGCCCGCGCCCGCGCCGACGAGCTCCTGGAGTCGGTTGCCCTGACCGAGCGCGCGAGCCACTTCCCGGATCAGCTCTCCGGGGGCGAGCAGCAGCGGGTCGCGGTGGCCCGGGCGCTGGCGGCGTCGCCGCGGCTGCTGCTGGCCGACGAGCCCACCGGGAACCTCGACCACGCGAACGCCGAGCTCCTGTTCGCGCTCATCCGCGAGCTTCATTTGATGGCCGGTCTGACATCAATTATAGTGACCCACAACGAGGCGATGGCACGCCGGTGCGATCGTATCTTCCGGCTCGCGCCCCAGGGCGAGCGTTCCGGCTATGTTCGAACGATTTAA
- a CDS encoding ATP-dependent Clp protease ATP-binding subunit, whose product MFERFNEHVRRSLFFARYEASRSSSRAIGTEHLLLGMLREADPVLTGLLERPGGNLKELRQELLGDRLALDRVSTSPDLPLAEDTKKSLAFAVHEAESMGHSSVGTEHLLLGLLRVEACTAARYLSAHGFDLFQLREEVVQRGRDAEAASSPQSTPNISEYARDLTALAAGGGFDPLIGRDGEVERVIQILCRRTKNNPLLLGDAGVGKTAIVEGLATRIVEGNVPSLLANRRILALDLSLLVAGTKYRGQFEERLKGLLKELQERREIIIFIDEIHSLIGTGSAEGSLDAANILKPALSRGEITCIGSTTVREYRKYVEKDRALSRRFQAISVLQPTEEQTIAILQGIQSRYEEFHGVRYSDGAIRTAVSHAGRYITDRSFPDKAIDVIDEAGARVKLRGVSSTSTLRHVQADIRRVVGEMKDAISRKDFEAAVELREEELRLRDELAMLEATHAAEPTGAVVVERSDIEEVVSSWTGVPVTALEEDEADRLLRMEEILRQRVVGQDDAIKALARAIRRSRLGVTSPFRPIGSFVFLGPSGVGKTEVARQLAQYLFQDHRRLVRFDMSEYMEKHTVSRLIGSPPGYVGFEEGGQLSEQVRRQPYSVILLDEIEKAHPDIYNLLLQVLEDGRLTDSYGNLVDFTNTLIIMTSNLGSRDLADSDRVGFTSERQSLDSARVREVVDRQLRRHFPPEFINRLDDVIVFDPLAEASLLRVAEILLEETADNLTRQRVTITYDQDVPSWLLAQCGVDPQAGARPLRRLVKRWVEDAVADYLILNRKGDEVVLRVRLRDGQPVVEAVDAVRLGEDRR is encoded by the coding sequence ATGTTCGAACGATTTAACGAGCACGTGCGGCGAAGCCTGTTCTTCGCCCGTTATGAGGCGAGTCGCTCGTCGAGCCGCGCCATCGGCACGGAGCATCTCCTGCTCGGGATGCTGCGCGAGGCGGACCCGGTGCTGACCGGCCTCCTCGAGCGCCCCGGCGGCAATCTCAAGGAGCTCCGGCAGGAGCTGCTCGGCGATCGCCTGGCGCTCGATCGCGTCAGCACCTCACCCGACCTGCCGTTGGCCGAGGACACCAAGAAGTCCCTCGCCTTCGCCGTCCACGAGGCGGAGAGCATGGGCCACTCCTCGGTCGGCACGGAGCACCTGCTGCTCGGCCTGCTGCGGGTCGAGGCCTGCACCGCCGCCCGGTACCTCAGCGCGCACGGGTTCGACCTGTTCCAGCTTCGCGAGGAGGTCGTCCAGCGGGGCCGCGACGCCGAGGCCGCGAGCTCCCCGCAGTCGACGCCCAACATCAGCGAGTACGCGCGTGATCTGACCGCGCTGGCGGCGGGCGGCGGCTTCGACCCCCTGATCGGCCGCGACGGCGAGGTCGAGCGGGTGATCCAGATTCTCTGTCGGCGCACCAAGAACAACCCGCTGCTGCTGGGCGATGCCGGCGTCGGCAAGACCGCGATCGTGGAGGGCCTCGCCACCCGCATCGTCGAGGGCAACGTGCCGTCGCTGCTGGCGAACCGGCGGATCCTCGCGCTCGACCTGTCGCTGCTGGTCGCCGGCACCAAGTACCGCGGCCAGTTCGAGGAACGGTTGAAGGGCCTGCTCAAGGAGCTGCAGGAGCGCCGCGAGATCATCATCTTCATCGACGAGATCCACTCCCTGATCGGCACCGGCTCCGCCGAGGGTTCGCTCGACGCGGCGAACATCCTCAAGCCGGCGCTGTCGCGGGGTGAGATCACCTGCATCGGCTCGACCACGGTGCGCGAGTACCGGAAGTACGTCGAGAAGGACCGCGCCCTGTCGCGCCGGTTCCAGGCGATCAGCGTGCTCCAGCCCACCGAGGAGCAGACGATCGCCATCCTGCAGGGCATCCAGTCGCGGTACGAGGAGTTCCACGGCGTCCGCTACTCCGACGGGGCGATCAGGACCGCGGTCAGCCACGCCGGGCGCTACATCACCGACCGGTCGTTCCCGGACAAGGCCATCGACGTCATCGACGAGGCCGGCGCCAGGGTCAAGCTGCGGGGGGTCTCGTCGACGTCGACGCTGCGCCATGTCCAGGCCGACATCCGGCGCGTCGTCGGCGAGATGAAGGACGCGATCTCGCGCAAGGACTTCGAGGCGGCAGTGGAGCTGCGCGAGGAGGAGCTGCGGCTCCGGGACGAGCTCGCGATGCTCGAGGCGACCCACGCCGCGGAGCCGACCGGAGCGGTGGTCGTCGAGCGCTCGGATATCGAGGAGGTGGTCTCGTCGTGGACGGGCGTGCCGGTCACCGCCCTCGAGGAGGACGAGGCCGACCGGCTGCTCCGCATGGAGGAGATCCTGCGCCAGCGCGTGGTCGGGCAGGACGACGCGATCAAAGCGCTGGCGCGGGCGATCCGGCGCAGCCGGCTCGGCGTGACCAGCCCGTTCCGGCCGATCGGGTCGTTCGTCTTCCTCGGGCCGTCCGGGGTCGGCAAGACCGAGGTCGCCCGGCAGCTCGCGCAGTACCTGTTCCAGGACCACCGGCGGCTGGTGCGCTTCGACATGTCCGAGTACATGGAGAAGCACACCGTGTCGCGGCTGATCGGATCGCCGCCGGGCTACGTCGGGTTCGAGGAGGGTGGCCAGCTCTCCGAGCAGGTGCGCCGCCAGCCCTACTCGGTGATCCTGCTCGACGAGATCGAGAAGGCCCACCCGGACATCTACAACCTGCTGCTGCAGGTGCTCGAGGACGGCCGCCTCACCGACAGCTACGGCAACCTGGTCGACTTCACCAACACCCTGATCATCATGACCTCCAACCTCGGCAGCCGGGATCTCGCGGACTCCGACCGCGTCGGGTTCACGAGCGAGCGGCAGAGCCTCGACTCGGCGCGGGTGCGTGAGGTGGTCGACCGCCAGCTGCGCCGGCACTTTCCGCCCGAGTTCATCAACCGGCTCGACGATGTGATCGTCTTCGACCCGCTCGCCGAGGCGTCCCTGCTGAGGGTCGCCGAGATCCTGCTCGAAGAGACCGCCGACAACCTCACCCGGCAGCGGGTCACCATCACCTACGACCAGGATGTTCCATCGTGGCTGCTCGCGCAGTGCGGCGTGGATCCGCAGGCGGGTGCACGACCGCTGCGGCGACTGGTCAAGCGGTGGGTCGAGGACGCGGTCGCCGACTACCTCATCCTGAACCGCAAGGGTGACGAGGTGGTGTTGAGGGTGCGCCTGCGCGACGGGCAGCCGGTGGTCGAGGCGGTCGACGCGGTGAGGCTGGGAGAGGACCGGCGGTGA